The window AAAACGCTCGAGTCGTAGAGATAGCGGTGTTCCGCGAGCCGGGGAAGCGCATGGATGGTGCTTTCGTCCAGCGAGAACGTCGGCGCCCGAAAACCCCGGATGGGGATGTCATCCCCCAATATGGAGCGCACCGTCCTGCCGAACGCTTCCAGTTCCCCGTCGAACGCGCCCGGCGACAGCTCCCACAACGGCATGTGGCTCATTCCGTGCGAGGCGATTTCGTGCCCGCCCCCGTGTATCCGGCGGACCAGGCCGGGATCGCGCTCCGCCACATCCCCCAGGGTGAAAAACGTGGCCTTTACGCCGTATCGGTCAAGCAGGCGGAGGATCTTCTCGGTGGATTGGCGTGCCTGGGGCCGGGGATCGTCCCGAAGATGCTTTCGGACAAGTTCGGGATGGTACCAGTCTTCCAGGTCGATGGTGATCGCATTGATCATGACACTGCGTCCTCGGCCTGCCGGAAACCCTGGGGCGGCGATACCGCTTACCTTCCCCGGCTCGCCTGCTCGAGCTGCATGATCCTGGCGCGGATGTAGGGATCGTTCACTTCCCGCAAAGCCGCTTGCAGCGACCGGACCGCCATCGGGTAGTTCCCCATTATCTCGTACATGGCGCCCATGTTCTGATAGGCCACGACGGGGCTCACGCCGAGATACATGTAATGGTACGACTCCCATATGACCTGCTGCCAAAGCATCGATTTGGGAAGGGAGAATTTTTGCAGGTACTCCCTGTTCCCGGGCGTGTTCCGTACGAACACGACGAACAGCCCGTCGGCGAATACGAGCGACCAGTTCGGATTGTTGGCAAGGGCGGGAATTATCGGCAATGTCATTCCCGCCGAATCGACCGCCTTGGTGACGATATAGGTGACCCCGTACTTGTCGAGAATGTTCTCCCACCCCGGAAACGCCGCCGTCACGGTCTGGTGCTCCATGAAGACCGCGCCGTTGTATGTCCTTCCGTCGATGAAGGTGAGCGCCTTGGGGTAAAGCTGCCAGTCGAGGAACCCGCCGATGTCGAAGAAGTTGAACATGTTGCCGGGCACGGGATTCTTCCTCAGGAACTCCGCAGCCGCGAGCGAGAACTTGTGCTCCGTGAGCCCGA of the Deltaproteobacteria bacterium genome contains:
- a CDS encoding polysaccharide deacetylase family protein, coding for MINAITIDLEDWYHPELVRKHLRDDPRPQARQSTEKILRLLDRYGVKATFFTLGDVAERDPGLVRRIHGGGHEIASHGMSHMPLWELSPGAFDGELEAFGRTVRSILGDDIPIRGFRAPTFSLDESTIHALPRLAEHRYLYDSSV